Proteins found in one Oncorhynchus keta strain PuntledgeMale-10-30-2019 chromosome 2, Oket_V2, whole genome shotgun sequence genomic segment:
- the LOC118357766 gene encoding NADH dehydrogenase [ubiquinone] iron-sulfur protein 3, mitochondrial-like isoform X2 encodes MLPKYVQQVQVTCYNELEVMIHPDGVIPVLTFLRDHSNAQFRNMIDLTAVDIPTRQNRFEIVYNLLSLRYNSRIRLKTYTDELTPVDSSVSVHNAANWYEREVWDMYGVFFANHPDLRRILTDYGFEGHPFRKDFPLSGFVEVRYDDEVKRVVAEPVELSQEFRKFDLNSPWEVFPAHREDKAPELPAGDKPADK; translated from the exons ATGCTTCCTAAGTATGTGCAGCAAGTCCAG GTGACGTGTTACAATGAGTTGGAGGTGATGATCCATCCTGACGGGGTCATCCCTGTGTTGACCTTTCTGAGAGACCACAGCAACGCTCAGTTCCGTAACATGATTGACCTTACCGCAGTGGACATACCCACCCGCCAGAATCGCTTTGAG ATTGTGTACAACCTGCTCTCCCTGCGCTACAACTCCCGGATCCGTTTGAAGACCTACACCGACGAGCTCACCCCAGTAGActcctctgtgtctgtccacAACGCAGCCAACTGGTACGAGAGGGAG GTGTGGGACATGTATGGAGTTTTCTTCGCCAACCACCCTGACCTGAGGCGTATTCTGACAGATTATGGGTTTGAGGGGCATCCATTTAGGAAGGACTTCCCATTGTCTGGATTTGTGGAG GTGCGTTATGACGATGAGGTGAAGCGTGTGGTGGCAGAACCTGTGGAGCTCTCACAGGAGTTTCGGAAGTTTGACCTGAACAGCCCATGGGAGGTGTTCCCAGCCCACCGTGAGGACAAGGCACCTGAGCTGCCAGCTGGGGATAAGCCAGCTGACAAGTAA
- the LOC118357766 gene encoding NADH dehydrogenase [ubiquinone] iron-sulfur protein 3, mitochondrial-like isoform X1, with the protein MAASLVRFVRGGFSRTLNLANQSPCLLQARSEATETKPTVRPKDAITHNQLAAFGEYVAEMLPKYVQQVQVTCYNELEVMIHPDGVIPVLTFLRDHSNAQFRNMIDLTAVDIPTRQNRFEIVYNLLSLRYNSRIRLKTYTDELTPVDSSVSVHNAANWYEREVWDMYGVFFANHPDLRRILTDYGFEGHPFRKDFPLSGFVEVRYDDEVKRVVAEPVELSQEFRKFDLNSPWEVFPAHREDKAPELPAGDKPADK; encoded by the exons ATGGCGGCATCGTTAGTGCGTTTTGTTCGCGGAGGTTTTAGCAGGACTTTGAATC TTGCCAATCAAAGCCCATGTCTCTTGCAAGCGAGATCTGAGGCTACTGAAACAAAAC CCACTGTCAGACCCAAGGATGCGATCACCCATAACCAACTTGCAGCTTTTGGAGAATATGTGGCTGAAATGCTTCCTAAGTATGTGCAGCAAGTCCAG GTGACGTGTTACAATGAGTTGGAGGTGATGATCCATCCTGACGGGGTCATCCCTGTGTTGACCTTTCTGAGAGACCACAGCAACGCTCAGTTCCGTAACATGATTGACCTTACCGCAGTGGACATACCCACCCGCCAGAATCGCTTTGAG ATTGTGTACAACCTGCTCTCCCTGCGCTACAACTCCCGGATCCGTTTGAAGACCTACACCGACGAGCTCACCCCAGTAGActcctctgtgtctgtccacAACGCAGCCAACTGGTACGAGAGGGAG GTGTGGGACATGTATGGAGTTTTCTTCGCCAACCACCCTGACCTGAGGCGTATTCTGACAGATTATGGGTTTGAGGGGCATCCATTTAGGAAGGACTTCCCATTGTCTGGATTTGTGGAG GTGCGTTATGACGATGAGGTGAAGCGTGTGGTGGCAGAACCTGTGGAGCTCTCACAGGAGTTTCGGAAGTTTGACCTGAACAGCCCATGGGAGGTGTTCCCAGCCCACCGTGAGGACAAGGCACCTGAGCTGCCAGCTGGGGATAAGCCAGCTGACAAGTAA